One segment of Ignavibacteria bacterium DNA contains the following:
- a CDS encoding CatB-related O-acetyltransferase, protein MPNKGLLFPRQGDKNTVYLKNLVKSEFIEIGDYSFYYDIENAQDFEKKCVLYHYPYVNNDRLKIGKFCSIAQGTKFLFNGANHTLSSLSTYPFPVLADEWDLKVPVTKSWDNKGDIVVGNDVWIGFEAVIMAGVTIGDGAIIASRAVVTKDVEPYSIVGGMPAKLIKKRFPDDVISRLLELKWWDWDEEKIKENLDKIMDKNRINELIF, encoded by the coding sequence ATGCCGAACAAAGGTTTATTGTTCCCTCGGCAGGGCGACAAAAATACTGTCTATCTTAAAAATTTAGTGAAAAGTGAGTTTATTGAGATAGGCGATTATTCATTTTATTACGATATTGAAAATGCTCAGGATTTTGAAAAGAAATGCGTGCTCTACCATTATCCTTACGTCAATAACGACAGGCTTAAAATAGGGAAGTTTTGTTCAATTGCCCAGGGGACAAAGTTTCTTTTCAATGGCGCAAATCATACTTTATCTTCACTGTCAACTTACCCTTTCCCCGTTCTGGCTGATGAATGGGACTTAAAAGTTCCTGTTACAAAATCGTGGGATAACAAAGGCGATATCGTTGTAGGTAACGATGTCTGGATCGGCTTTGAAGCTGTTATCATGGCCGGTGTAACAATTGGGGACGGGGCGATTATCGCTTCGAGGGCTGTAGTTACTAAAGATGTTGAACCGTACTCTATCGTCGGCGGTATGCCTGCTAAACTAATTAAAAAGAGATTCCCGGACGATGTAATTTCCAGGCTTCTTGAACTTAAATGGTGGGATTGGGACGAAGAGAAAATCAAGGAAAACCTGGATAAGATAATGGATAAAAACAGAATTAATGAATTGATATTCT